In the Candidatus Zixiibacteriota bacterium genome, one interval contains:
- a CDS encoding response regulator — protein MKEEVTILVVDDEEMMRGLLSKILEKDGYSILSASSGAEALKIIDEGKVDLVITDVKMPEMNGFDLLKHIKEKTPQIGVIVMTAFGDAYTVRDALLLGADEYITKPFKSFEITMVVERAYWRIISSRSREGSTVK, from the coding sequence ATGAAAGAGGAAGTAACCATACTGGTTGTCGATGATGAGGAGATGATGCGCGGGTTGCTGTCCAAGATTCTTGAAAAGGACGGCTACTCGATTTTGTCAGCGTCTTCCGGTGCTGAAGCTTTAAAGATAATCGATGAAGGCAAAGTTGATTTAGTAATAACTGATGTTAAAATGCCCGAGATGAACGGTTTTGACCTGCTGAAACACATCAAGGAAAAAACTCCCCAGATAGGAGTCATTGTAATGACAGCCTTCGGGGACGCCTACACGGTCAGAGACGCTCTCTTACTCGGCGCGGATGAATACATAACCAAACCGTTTAAGAGCTTTGAGATCACTATGGTGGTCGAAAGAGCATACTGGAGAATCATTTCTTCGCGTTCGCGCGAGGGATCAACCGTGAAGTGA
- a CDS encoding response regulator, with protein sequence MARVLVVDDEENILKLYKMELTSEGFDVDLASSGDQALVRLEEGLPDIIVLDVKMDDKDGLETLSQVKQKYSDLPVILNTAYNTYKNNFQSWLAEDYVIKSADLSELKNKIREILKL encoded by the coding sequence ATGGCCAGGGTGCTGGTTGTCGATGACGAGGAAAATATCCTCAAACTGTACAAAATGGAATTAACTTCGGAGGGTTTTGATGTCGATCTGGCATCCTCCGGCGATCAGGCTCTGGTGAGGCTCGAAGAGGGCCTTCCAGATATCATCGTTTTGGATGTTAAAATGGATGACAAGGATGGCCTGGAGACATTGTCGCAGGTAAAACAGAAATACAGCGACCTGCCCGTCATCCTGAACACGGCTTATAACACTTATAAGAACAATTTCCAGTCCTGGCTTGCAGAGGACTATGTAATCAAATCGGCTGACCTGAGTGAGTTAAAAAACAAGATAAGGGAGATCCTCAAGCTCTGA
- a CDS encoding GAF domain-containing protein — protein sequence MPSLTPLIRTGRESLSLLTGFLQNISLPCLIVDDDLQCVYYNPAFIRFLGGSEDNHDQFDQLCRVESVLGFKLMPSHRTGGLCSIASDANFQFSSLKGEKRHCSLKFYRLDLGGNNLCVYLFEDQSETVSLSKQLTRKNNEISLISQVASALGSKSSFEEILQIILVAVTAREGLGFNRAMLFMYDDRENCLMGHSAIGPSTPSEAGRIWESLPDEGKSLEEILNQYAGIPGYSSEGLAKKIRSVKIPLKTGSKLLESVLFEKRGEIICAVDCLCELDCRGCLLHDAGEFAAVPMVTGDNVLGVIVADNLITARPISSGDLSRLKTFADQAAVAIERSRLYESLEANLVELEATNQNLINAQDELLKLEKVSLWSELTYDIAHELRNPASIIGGFAALMQKSNDLPEHIREQSDIIFAECQRLEKAINTVLDFSKSFSQEKSDFNLPALIREVLELMNARLLNLNALIDRSFMEHDFKVNARRDQIKFAMFTILSLLSEKVNPDQAVNIGFHTADKSIKAVICPQDTENCNNDVLAGLVNPRVGRHGLKLNMAIEVIHYNGGQVGVESGDTDMSSLFLLLPQAR from the coding sequence ATGCCGTCACTGACTCCGCTAATTCGCACCGGCAGGGAGTCTCTCAGCCTTCTGACCGGATTTCTACAGAATATTTCATTACCGTGCCTGATCGTGGATGACGATCTGCAGTGTGTCTATTACAACCCGGCGTTTATTCGCTTTTTGGGTGGCTCTGAAGATAATCACGATCAATTCGATCAGCTCTGCCGGGTAGAATCCGTATTGGGATTTAAGCTAATGCCCTCTCATCGGACGGGTGGACTCTGCAGTATCGCCTCCGATGCCAATTTCCAGTTCTCCAGCCTTAAAGGTGAAAAACGCCATTGCAGTCTGAAATTCTACCGGCTCGATCTCGGGGGAAACAACCTGTGTGTCTATCTCTTCGAGGATCAGAGTGAAACAGTCAGTCTCTCGAAACAGCTAACCCGCAAGAATAATGAAATATCTTTGATATCCCAGGTGGCCTCGGCCCTCGGGTCGAAGTCGAGTTTCGAGGAAATCCTGCAGATCATTCTTGTGGCCGTAACAGCGAGAGAAGGGCTCGGATTCAATCGTGCCATGCTGTTTATGTATGACGACCGGGAAAACTGCCTGATGGGGCATTCCGCGATTGGACCATCAACACCCAGCGAAGCCGGCAGGATCTGGGAATCATTGCCTGACGAGGGTAAAAGTCTCGAAGAAATTCTCAACCAATATGCCGGGATTCCCGGTTATTCATCGGAAGGACTGGCTAAAAAGATACGTTCCGTGAAGATTCCACTGAAGACGGGCAGCAAACTGCTCGAATCTGTACTGTTCGAAAAACGGGGTGAAATCATCTGCGCCGTTGACTGTCTCTGCGAGCTGGATTGCAGGGGATGCCTGCTTCATGACGCAGGTGAATTCGCGGCCGTACCTATGGTTACCGGCGACAACGTGCTGGGTGTGATCGTTGCCGACAACCTGATCACCGCCCGTCCGATTTCAAGCGGGGACCTCTCGCGTCTGAAGACATTTGCCGACCAGGCCGCGGTGGCAATTGAGCGTAGCCGCCTGTACGAAAGCCTGGAGGCAAATTTAGTCGAACTCGAGGCTACCAACCAGAATCTGATCAACGCCCAGGATGAATTGTTGAAACTCGAAAAAGTCTCGCTCTGGAGTGAATTGACCTATGATATCGCTCATGAACTGCGCAATCCGGCTTCGATAATCGGGGGGTTCGCTGCCCTCATGCAGAAATCAAACGATCTGCCCGAACATATTAGAGAACAGTCTGATATTATCTTTGCCGAATGCCAGAGACTTGAAAAAGCCATCAATACGGTGCTCGATTTCTCGAAATCATTTTCACAGGAAAAGTCTGATTTCAATCTCCCGGCTTTGATACGTGAAGTGCTGGAATTGATGAACGCGCGCTTATTGAACCTTAACGCGCTAATAGATCGTTCATTTATGGAACATGATTTCAAGGTGAATGCCCGGCGCGATCAGATCAAGTTTGCGATGTTCACAATTTTGTCACTACTTTCAGAGAAAGTTAATCCAGATCAAGCGGTTAATATTGGATTTCATACTGCCGATAAATCTATTAAAGCCGTAATATGCCCACAAGATACGGAAAACTGCAATAATGATGTACTGGCAGGTTTGGTCAATCCCCGTGTGGGCAGGCATGGACTGAAACTGAACATGGCAATCGAAGTCATACATTACAATGGCGGCCAGGTCGGAGTGGAATCGGGTGATACAGATATGAGCAGCCTGTTTCTGCTTTTGCCGCAAGCGAGGTGA
- a CDS encoding DUF2225 domain-containing protein has translation MKSNDSPVYLSKWECPVCGGKNEHKTLRMGAYIEEGRDTDFCPKKRTWKNPNYQKFNPLLFFMATCAGCHFTKEFTTKFKDWKSDSAFRNYKQKPLQEKHQNEVKRKKNIIKLLGENLDGEKYPFQTAVNKILLGIYDEKFNMKFSNLDLGRYFLRIGWLFREISDGSSQNTSQLASHAMRIEDLIYRMGSQYEQIRAGAEDLKKATDNFMNDSSFPDGDNRASLMEQYQKGFEEMKAALEKQKGAVVTFKGSLGLSTDVMNSHTDSASPMDQPFMSFDSYRNFLREAKSMWVEVPLSEQEALKSASDYYKAAYETGGEISHGNQSIQAVYLIAELSRRIGSHDEAKGYFNTAIKLAQEYIHQNKGDKSRTALARKIFEMAMEQGKLNLQEAKQTANEPA, from the coding sequence ATGAAAAGCAATGACTCACCCGTATATTTATCGAAATGGGAATGCCCGGTCTGTGGTGGTAAAAACGAGCATAAGACCCTTCGTATGGGAGCTTATATTGAAGAAGGCCGGGATACCGATTTTTGCCCCAAGAAAAGAACCTGGAAAAACCCCAACTATCAGAAGTTCAACCCGCTCTTGTTCTTTATGGCAACCTGCGCAGGGTGTCACTTCACGAAGGAGTTTACAACCAAGTTCAAGGATTGGAAAAGTGACTCAGCTTTTCGTAACTACAAACAAAAACCACTGCAGGAAAAACATCAAAACGAGGTCAAGCGTAAAAAGAATATTATCAAGCTCTTAGGCGAAAACCTCGATGGTGAAAAGTATCCTTTTCAGACAGCTGTCAATAAAATCCTGTTGGGAATATACGACGAAAAATTCAATATGAAGTTCTCGAACCTCGACCTGGGGCGCTATTTTCTCCGGATCGGCTGGCTGTTCCGCGAAATTTCGGATGGTTCCAGCCAGAATACCAGCCAGCTGGCCAGTCATGCGATGAGAATCGAGGATTTGATCTACCGGATGGGATCCCAGTACGAGCAGATCAGAGCCGGAGCTGAGGATTTGAAAAAAGCCACAGATAACTTCATGAATGACAGTTCTTTCCCGGATGGCGACAACCGGGCCAGCTTGATGGAGCAATACCAGAAGGGATTTGAAGAAATGAAGGCCGCCCTCGAAAAGCAAAAGGGCGCGGTGGTCACCTTCAAAGGCAGTCTGGGATTATCGACTGATGTCATGAACAGTCATACGGATTCAGCTTCCCCTATGGATCAACCTTTCATGTCATTTGATTCTTATCGCAATTTCCTTCGTGAAGCCAAATCGATGTGGGTGGAAGTTCCATTATCTGAGCAGGAGGCGCTTAAATCCGCTTCTGATTATTACAAGGCCGCTTATGAAACCGGTGGTGAAATTTCTCATGGCAACCAGTCTATCCAGGCGGTGTACCTGATCGCTGAACTTTCACGACGCATCGGCAGTCATGATGAAGCCAAAGGATATTTCAATACAGCCATCAAGCTCGCCCAGGAATATATCCATCAGAACAAGGGCGATAAATCCCGCACCGCACTGGCGCGCAAGATATTCGAAATGGCTATGGAGCAGGGAAAACTTAACCTCCAGGAGGCAAAACAGACAGCCAATGAGCCCGCTTGA